The Pyrus communis chromosome 5, drPyrComm1.1, whole genome shotgun sequence region CTTCATGTATTTTACAAAACAAAGGCGTCCCCCAACAGTTCAATACATAATGTACAGTATGGATAGGAAGATATGGGAAGTAGATCTCGATCTGGCTCACCATTTTCTAATCATTTGAGAAGGACAACCACAAGGAACTGATTGCTGACGTCCCCACTGTGTTCGGTAGGAAAGACTTTTCAGCCTTATCCAACATGTAATGCATCTCCTACCCTATGTTTACTATTTTTCCCAAGAATTTCATGGATGCTTTGAAAATTAAGCATAATCCCAGACATAGGTTTTTCAAACTTGCCAAATAGTGCTGTTCGAGGATTAGCATATGTGTCATTCTGATGGCATGAGCCTGTGCTTGGAAGCATTGTTCTACAAGTATAGGGAAACATCTACAATTCTGCATCACCAGATTACAACCCGGTTCCAAGATCGTTTGCCAGCTGAAGTATGCCACGCATCTGAAGATATGGATTTTCCAAGAGCTTTTCATTGTTGCTCTGCACAGAGTAAACATGGCAGTGAGAAGCTAGCTGCTATATTATAAgctcttccaagttccaacagGGAATTGTAAACTATCTTTTTTATCCATACTTCTGTGACATGCTTAGGTGATAAGTTTCCTTATAGCCATCTCCTTTAAAACCTTAGCAGTTAAAATTTGTCAACCGTATATCATGACCTTTACGAAGAGAACTAAATGGGACAATTGGAGATTCCAAAACCAGCTCCCAAGCAAGTTAATCAGcaatacaaacacaaatacaaGGATGAGTAGTCGCTAGAGATAATCTCTTTATAATAAGTATAGGGCAAAGTTGGTTTCAGAATAAGGCTTAGTCTGTACGAAATATTACACGCCCGTGACTCTTCTGACAAGGAATATAAATCCAGTAGTTGAATGCTACATAGTTTCTTATCAGGCTGCCTAAAGCTATCATACTTTCGACCTATGTTATCTAAAACATAACTTTACAATGAGATATTGCTCCTACAAAGAAAACAATCCTCAATAACCTATAGTCCTATACTCTAATGTTTCTATAAAAGTTTCTATATTTCAATCACCATATCCAAGTCACGACAATATGATAATATCTATGCAAAATATGACCTATTATCTTTTTCAGGAATCATATTGAGAATGTGTGACGGCATGCACAATACTAAAACAAGGCCCACCTGCTGAGCTCTAACAACAAGATTCTGAAGCATGTGCTGGTACTTTTCAGGTTTTTCTGACATCATTCGCtataaaacacaaattaaaattgTTAGCAGGACAAACATCACCACATATTCAGTACAGTGTAATTTGTTTGTGGGAAGAGGAGAAAAAGCATTCTTGCCTTCAGAAGAAAAGCTGATGAGTAATATGCCACCCTCGAGTCTGTATCATCCAAGAGTTCCCTGAATTTATAACTTAAAAATGaatcatatatcatatatatgcacacacaacaaaataaaaagcagaaatatatataaaagaaaaaaagaaaaaaagaaaaaaaagggaagctCATCCAATGGTAGCATGAATTGAAGAATCACCTAAAAAATTCTTCCCCGCCAACTTCCTGGAAAGTAGCAGGATCTGCAGTACATTTACCAATTAGAAGTAACAAAAGCGTAGCCCGTATATCAGATGTTGCACCAGGAAGGTTCCCTCTTCCTTTGCTTCCAACAGCTATACCCAACGCAATGTTGTCTGTTGCTGCACCAGCAAGTTGAATCAATGGCCAATAAAACAATGCAGCTGGAACTCGTGTGACCAACTGCATGGGAACTATGGCCTGTCCTCGGAGAAGAAGTGCTGCCATTGATTCTGTCTCATGATCTAGAGGATTGTTATTTCCGAGGCCAGATCTGCCACTGGATTCTTCCATACAAACATCCTGGTGAGAACTCTCTTTCTCGTCAACTATTTTATTTCCGTCCATCCGTCTAAGAACCCTACCAAGCTGTGCATCATCTCCAAAGTCTGTTGTATTTGCAGATGGAGCTCTCAAGCATAATTGAGAGAATAGAATGTCACACATCTGTTTACAGAAACCAAGGAAAAATAGGGGATAAGGAAAATATACcctctactaaaaaaaaaaaaaacgcacaAGTGAATTCCATAAAATCATGAAACATACGTGAATCCTTGGGGGGAAATGAGAATGCACTTTGCAGCAACTCAAAGCAAATTCTCCAATACTATTTAGAAAAACAGATTTGCACTAGATGTACtcaatttgatttttcatttatttgttctTACATAAAATTCTACCAGTCAAAATTCCCAGCCAGTAAATCCCTTATATAAGAATGTATCATGTCACGACACTCAGCCTTATCAATATTACACTAATAATCTTTATCGATAAGGTCAAGAAACATTCAATACATACCAAATATGATTTTGTGCAGACAAAACATTTTACATTGACCCTGCAGCAAGACTAAGTGGAGAAATACTCCAGTCCCTACACCATTCAGAAGTGGTAcaccttatgttttttttcaaacaatcaAAATCAAAGGTAACATTCAGAGTCCGTCAGTTAAAAGCCATATAATTAAAGCATATGTGGTTAATAGTTTCCTAAATTTAGTAAAGAGATTTTCTGGTTCTTAAGAAAATTACCTTCAAAATATTAATGCGATCTGTTTCATTGATCTGAAAAACCAAGGACAAGGCACTACTCATGATGTCTATCACTGCACTAGCTTTCTCGAGACGGTTATCTCTCCTTACATTGCCAATATCACTGCCATGTTTCTGGACTTTATTTTCATTTAACAAAATCTTACACCTCATAAGAAGCCTTTCAAGAACATACAAAAAGCCCCATCTGATTGAGTTGTGCTTTGACTTCAAAAGCCCACACATAAGCCAAATGGGCAAAGGAACATCTGAAGCAACTGAAGAATCATGAACACCGGCATGGGCAATTTTCTGCTGcatgttttttatatttgacAAAATACTTGAATTCCCTTCCTCACTAATTTCTGCAATAAGCAGGTCACTTAACCAGACATACGCATTCCGATGGTAAGCAATTCTTTCTGAATGAAGAAGGGAATGTAAAAGAGCCCATGAGAGTTTTGCTTTCATGCCAACTCCATTTCTCAGAACGGCACCTTCAATGCTATCCAGAGACTTGTAAGATTTGGTTATCTGCATCATGTGTGAGAACTCTGTGTCCAAATGAGTAAATGAGCTTACTGTTGCACCAAGTTTCTCCATTACACTGTCCAACAGCTGtaaagttaaaacaaaattcAGATAGCAGCAACTTtgataaattcattaaattgtTGCAATTAACTGACTTAtccaaatcaaaagaaaatatggaACCGAAAAAAACTTTCCAATAATTTCTGAAACTGGCAAAAAATTCCATTaaacaaaaatgtgaaaaaattgaaagaacatGGCCTACCCACAGCGCATGCACAAATACATTTTTTGGGAACGAACAAACAAAACATGCACATGGACTCACACCAATCACGCACACAAACTTTTGAGACATTACCATATTGAGCCGTTCACTGTTCGGATATCTAGATAATGCATCTGAAATAGAACTCTTCAAGATTTCCCCAATGCCTACCAACCCAAGCTTAACAGATATATAGAAAGCTTCAGGCGCATCAGCTCGATTGAGAAGGGCAACAAGAGGCTGAATCTCGTCATCGCTATACTCAGTGACTCCAGTAGCTATGaatatttcatttatttgatgTAAAGCATGGTCCAAAAGAACCAAAAACAGATTTCTCCTTTCCTCCCTTGATTTTGCAAGTGAATACTGTATTGCAAAATAGTTATAGTTTGGAATCAGGAaactttttttcataaaaagaaaCCTTCAATGCAAAAGCACTAATAGATTAGTTgcattaataataaataaacatttaagTAAAGCTCATCTCTAATAACAGGTCTGTCTCCATCTTCTAGTAAGTACACGGATTTGAGTGTGTGCTAGTTCTTTGCCTACTAAAGTGATGTTTAAGATCATCAAACTTGCTTTCCCGTCCCCAAATATTAACAATAAGCACATACCAAGTGTTACAATATTAGACAAACACTTTACAAGTCACAGACGATAACAGGATTGTGATTACCAGAGGTCTTAGCTAAATGCTAGGAATCAACTAACAACCCAAATTTCTAATAAAGCTAATCTTCAGAGTTCAGATAAAAAAGaaacgcaaaaaaaaaaaaaatcaacaaacctTACTATTTATTCCAGTTTCATAGTAAATTATTAGCATACCTCAACAAAAATAAACTCTATTCCACCAATCAGATCAACTTGCTCCACCAGAAACAATTGGGTACTTGAAACAGCGTTGTTGGTTCCTTCAGGTACTTGATAAAACATGTTTGCTAACATGCTAATAAGCTTGCAATGAACTACTTCTGCCCAAGAATTTTTCCTGCTAATTTCTAGAAGTGCCTTTATAACCTGACAGTAGGAAGTAGAATTAAAACCAACATTAAACTCACTGATATGATAGAAAAGAAATATTAAGTGAATTTTTAGATTATAGCATTATTTGGTACAAACTGGATACATAAGGTTTATTCACACATTAGCCTTATATCTTATGAAAAAGATggtaatataaaaattaaacaaaaattatagGAAAGGTTTCTGATAAAAACTTGTCAAACATTTCCAATGATTACAGCATTGATATACAAAACTTCAAAATATCTCACCCTTATGTCAAGTCCATTTATCCGGTTTCTCAAGATTTTGCCTCTATCACAGACAAAATATAGCAAACAGCTAAGAGCAGAAGCCCAGACAgattcttcctcctcttctatCTGTACGAAAGATAAGAGACTAGTTGGTAAAGAATGATGGCAAAATTTCCACGATATCGAAACTAaaacatttaacagaaaaatagtatagttaaaaacttaaaaagtgtCCTAACATGCTTGTTTGGGTGGAAAGAAACTACAGATTTTTTAAGATAAGAAGGTGGTGGATTTTAATTGGAAAAGTAGAAGTTTGCACTCTTTGAGGTTTATTTGTCTAAACATATCAGGAAACATTCAATTTagattaattattttaaccgGTTTTGAAATATATTTTCTAATGCTTTAACTGTAACTTTTTAGTTGAACATTAATGGACAGCTTGTCAGAAAAATAACATGCATCCAACATGAAAGTTATATAACGAATATGACAGAAAATATACCTGAACAAGAAACAGCAATATCTcatacaaaatattcaaaatccAAGTTTCAAAATTATCAATTGCTGAGGAAGTGCCCATCATAACAGAATCTGATCTTCTCACTCCTTGTGTTGCAAGCATAGA contains the following coding sequences:
- the LOC137734841 gene encoding uncharacterized protein isoform X1; the protein is MSSGYNSPVRSPGTSRLQLGGGAGGGGGGGGISRLRSSSLKKPPEPLRRAVADCLSSSAAATSHHGTTSSTVLLSEASRILRDYLAAPSTMDLSYNVILEHTIAERERSPAVVARCVALLKRYLLRYKPSEETLLQIDRFCVNTIVECDIGPNRRLSPRSQSFGSITSTISTASTNVVPLSVPSFASGALVKSLNYVRSLVSQHLPKRSFHPAAFSGALSATRQSLPSLSSLLSRSFNSQLSPAHSGEPLESKDATTMSVLNLSNIGKVDGMGDVEYFALDVFKWRWLGEQQSSSLGTESDRVVNPQDTRMHSLLEVGAAALLVGDKESKMKGQPWKYFGTADMPYLDQLLQPSPVTAITDSAAARSHLRAITASKRTKSGPHQIWDDSPVSTFRPRAKPLFQYRHYSEQQPLRLNPAEVCEVIAAVCSEASLQNANVRTVSSRLTNNYGKPSMDAAVSVLIKLVIDMYVLDSGTAAPLTLSMLKEMLNSPRATCRNRAFDLILNLGVHAHLLEPMVTDNDSTIEEEYSQESYFDSESMLATQGVRRSDSVMMGTSSAIDNFETWILNILYEILLFLVQIEEEEESVWASALSCLLYFVCDRGKILRNRINGLDIRVIKALLEISRKNSWAEVVHCKLISMLANMFYQVPEGTNNAVSSTQLFLVEQVDLIGGIEFIFVEYSLAKSREERRNLFLVLLDHALHQINEIFIATGVTEYSDDEIQPLVALLNRADAPEAFYISVKLGLVGIGEILKSSISDALSRYPNSERLNMLLDSVMEKLGATVSSFTHLDTEFSHMMQITKSYKSLDSIEGAVLRNGVGMKAKLSWALLHSLLHSERIAYHRNAYVWLSDLLIAEISEEGNSSILSNIKNMQQKIAHAGVHDSSVASDVPLPIWLMCGLLKSKHNSIRWGFLYVLERLLMRCKILLNENKVQKHGSDIGNVRRDNRLEKASAVIDIMSSALSLVFQINETDRINILKMCDILFSQLCLRAPSANTTDFGDDAQLGRVLRRMDGNKIVDEKESSHQDVCMEESSGRSGLGNNNPLDHETESMAALLLRGQAIVPMQLVTRVPAALFYWPLIQLAGAATDNIALGIAVGSKGRGNLPGATSDIRATLLLLLIGKCTADPATFQEVGGEEFFSYKFRELLDDTDSRVAYYSSAFLLKRMMSEKPEKYQHMLQNLVVRAQQSNNEKLLENPYLQMRGILQLANDLGTGL
- the LOC137734841 gene encoding uncharacterized protein isoform X2; translation: MSSGYNSPVRSPGTSRLQLGGGAGGGGGGGGISRLRSSSLKKPPEPLRRAVADCLSSSAAATSHHGTTSSTVLLSEASRILRDYLAAPSTMDLSYNVILEHTIAERERSPAVVARCVALLKRYLLRYKPSEETLLQIDRFCVNTIVECDIGPNRRLSPRSQSFGSITSTISTASTNVVPLSVPSFASGALVKSLNYVRSLVSQHLPKRSFHPAAFSGALSATRQSLPSLSSLLSRSFNSQLSPAHSGEPLESKDATTMSVLNLSNIGKVDGMGDVEYFALDVFKWRWLGEQQSSSLGTESDRVVNPQDTRMHSLLEVGAAALLVGDKESKMKGQPWKYFGTADMPYLDQLLQPSPVTAITDSAAARSHLRAITASKRTKSGPHQIWDDSPVSTFRPRAKPLFQYRHYSEQQPLRLNPAEVCEVIAAVCSEASLQNANVRTVSSRLTNNYGKPSMDAAVSVLIKLVIDMYVLDSGTAAPLTLSMLKEMLNSPRATCRNRAFDLILNLGVHAHLLEPMVTDNDSTIEEEYSQESYFDSESMLATQGVRRSDSVMMGTSSAIDNFETWILNILYEILLFLVQIEEEEESVWASALSCLLYFVCDRGKILRNRINGLDIRVIKALLEISRKNSWAEVVHCKLISMLANMFYQVPEGTNNAVSSTQLFLVEQVDLIGGIEFIFVEYSLAKSREERRNLFLVLLDHALHQINEIFIATGVTEYSDDEIQPLVALLNRADAPEAFYISVKLGLVGIGEILKSSISDALSRYPNSERLNMLLDSVMEKLGATVSSFTHLDTEFSHMMQITKSYKSLDSIEGAVLRNGVGMKAKLSWALLHSLLHSERIAYHRNAYVWLSDLLIAEISEEGNSSILSNIKNMQQKIAHAGVHDSSVASDVPLPIWLMCGLLKSKHNSIRWGFLYVLERLLMRCKILLNENKVQKHGSDIGNVRRDNRLEKASAVIDIMSSALSLVFQINETDRINILKMCDILFSQLCLRAPSANTTDFGDDAQLGRVLRRMDGNKIVDEKESSHQDVCMEESSGRSGLGNNNPLDHETESMAALLLRGQAIVPMQLVTRVPAALFYWPLIQLAGAATDNIALGIAVGSKGRGNLPGATSDIRATLLLLLIGKCTADPATFQEVGGEEFFRELLDDTDSRVAYYSSAFLLKRMMSEKPEKYQHMLQNLVVRAQQSNNEKLLENPYLQMRGILQLANDLGTGL